A window of the Lolium perenne isolate Kyuss_39 chromosome 7, Kyuss_2.0, whole genome shotgun sequence genome harbors these coding sequences:
- the LOC127313585 gene encoding cytochrome P450 94B3: MAPLPTSHRSLPLPKYIYLDVCRCVYIYVADHCVLSHPSSTSPLSLESVNPAYSMIPGSYMMFFQFVGCCLLLLLYSLRFRSSSPVHGPRSYPVIGCLVAFYENRRRLLDWYTEMLSASPTQTIVVDRLGARRTVVTANPVNVEHILKGNFANYPKGKPFTDVLGDLLGKGIFNVDGEMWSAQRKLVSHEFSARTLRELEIAVLEAEALDRLVPALEAAAEPGGGAVDMQDVLRRFAFDVICRVSLGVDPGCLDPALPAPRLATAFDAAAGIIARRGAAPVAAVWKIKRALDIGSERRLREEVKVIHEAVMDLIRSRKKERFLVNGARNDLLSRMIECGYADEEIRDMVISFIMAGRDTTSSALTWFFWLLMRHRDVERDVLDEITSMRQQLQGSSSSSNAGEGFDLDDFRRMRVLHAALSETMRLYPPVAWDSKHAAAADVLPDGTRVGAGDRVTYFQYGMGRMEAIWGSDAADFSLDRWLALPSDGMAGGVSPFKYPVFQGGPRTCLGREMAFAQMKFVACAVLRRFDLRPVDEGRTPVFLPLLTSHMAGGLNVTVRRRVEDARHGTHDAATTAGKTH; encoded by the coding sequence ATGGCGCCCCTGCCGACCTCGCACCGGTCTCTCCCTCTACCCAAATATATATATCTAGACGTATGcagatgtgtatatatatatgtcGCCGATCACTGTGTATTGTCCCACCCATCCTCTACCTCCCCTCTCTCACTAGAATCAGTAAATCCAGCCTACAGCATGATACCTGGAAGTTACATGATGTTCTTTCAGTTTGTCGGATGCTGCCTCTTGCTCCTGCTATACTCTCTTCGATTTAGGTCTAGCAGCCCTGTGCATGGGCCAAGAAGCTACCCGGTGATCGGCTGCCTGGTTGCCTTCTACGAGAACCGGCGGCGGCTCCTCGACTGGTACACCGAGATGCTGTCCGCCTCGCCGACGCAGACGATCGTCGTTGACCGGCTGGGCGCGCGGCGAACCGTGGTGACGGCGAACCCGGTCAACGTTGAGCACATCCTCAAGGGCAACTTCGCCAACTACCCAAAGGGGAAGCCCTTCACCGACGTGCTCGGCGACCTGCTCGGCAAGGGCATCTTCAACGTCGACGGCGAGATGTGGTCCGCGCAGCGGAAGCTGGTGAGCCACGAGTTCTCGGCGCGCACGCTCCGGGAGCTGGAGATCGCCGTGCTCGAGGCCGAGGCGCTCGACCGCCTCGTGCCGGCGCTGGAGGCGGCCGCGGAGCCGGGCGGCGGTGCCGTGGACATGCAGGATGTGCTCCGTCGGTTCGCCTTCGACGTCATCTGCCGTGTCTCGCTGGGCGTTGACCCAGGATGCCTTGACCCGGCATTGCCGGCGCCAAGGCTGGCAACCGCTTTCGACGCGGCCGCCGGGATCATCGCCAGGCGGGGCGCCGCGCCGGTGGCCGCCGTGTGGAAGATCAAGCGCGCGCTGGACATCGGCTCGGAGAGGCGGCTGCGGGAGGAGGTCAAGGTGATCCACGAGGCCGTCATGGACCTCATCCGGAGCCGCAAGAAGGAACGGTTCCTGGTCAACGGCGCGAGGAACGACCTGCTGTCGCGGATGATCGAATGCGGCTACGCCGACGAGGAGATCCGGGACATGGTGATCAGCTTCATCATGGCCGGCCGCGACACGACGTCGTCGGCGCTGACCTGGTTCTTCTGGCTGCTCATGCGCCACCGCGACGTCGAGCGGGATGTCTTGGATGAGATCACCAGCATGAGGCAACAACTACAAggcagtagcagcagcagcaacgccGGGGAAGGCTTCGACCTGGACGACTTCCGCAGGATGCGGGTGCTCCACGCCGCGCTGAGCGAGACGATGCGGCTGTACCCTCCGGTGGCGTGGGACTCGAagcacgcggcggcggcggacgtgCTGCCGGACGGCACCCGCGTGGGGGCCGGCGACCGGGTCACCTACTTCCAGTACGGCATGGGGAGGATGGAGGCCATCTGGGGTTCCGACGCGGCCGATTTCAGCCTCGATCGGTGGCTGGCGCTGCCGTCCGACGGCATGGCCGGCGGCGTGTCCCCCTTCAAGTACCCAGTCTTCCAGGGCGGGCCGCGGACGTGCCTGGGCAGGGAGATGGCTTTCGCGCAGATGAAGTTCGTCGCCTGCGCCGTGCTCCGGCGGTTCGATCTGCGGCCCGTGGACGAGGGCCGCACGCCGGTGTTCCTGCCGCTGCTGACCTCTCACATGGCCGGCGGGCTCAACGTGACGGTGAGGAGGAGGGTGGAGGACGCACGCCACGGCACGCATGACGCAGCAACGACAGCTGGAAAAACCCATTAA